The genomic window AAGATGAATATCGTGAAAGCAAAGTAACTGACAAGAAAATTCTTATTTTTATGCGTCCATGTGATGTCAATGCAATGGAACATCAAAATCGTATTTATTTACAAAATGGTGGATATGAAGATTTATATTACAAACGCTTAGAAGAGAAAGTCAAGATTGTTTTAATGGAGTGTACAGAAGGTTGGGATACTTGTTTTTGTGTAAGTATGAATGCTAATATAACTGATCATTATAGTTTGGCAGTTCGTTGTCTTGAAAATGAACTATTGGTTGAAATCAAAGATCAAGATTTTGTTGATTATTTTGAGAATCAAGAAACAGATGATTTTAAGGTTCAATTTATTGAAAAAAATCAAATAGAAGTTGAGATTCCTGAAATCAAAAATAAAGAAGTTCTAGCAAAATTAAAAGCCCATCCAATGTGGCAAACATTTAATAAACGTTGTATTTCATGTGGGGCTTGTACAATTGCATGTTCAACATGTACATGTTTTACCACAACTGATATTATTTATAATG from Candidatus Stoquefichus sp. SB1 includes these protein-coding regions:
- the asrA gene encoding anaerobic sulfite reductase subunit AsrA; the protein is MGYKVSFEQMNDIFNALSTEYDIYAPKRFVNQGRYSETDIIRYDQIHNVEDIVFHEKSDYPAKEVLSPITQSLFYFTEDEYRESKVTDKKILIFMRPCDVNAMEHQNRIYLQNGGYEDLYYKRLEEKVKIVLMECTEGWDTCFCVSMNANITDHYSLAVRCLENELLVEIKDQDFVDYFENQETDDFKVQFIEKNQIEVEIPEIKNKEVLAKLKAHPMWQTFNKRCISCGACTIACSTCTCFTTTDIIYNENAHIGERKRTSASCQVDGFSDMAGGHSFRPTAGDRMRYKILHKFHDYKARFKDYHMCVGCGRCTSRCPEYISVTATVGKMAKAIAEIESEGE